DNA sequence from the Amycolatopsis sp. Hca4 genome:
ATCGACGAATCGGTCGCGTTCGCGCTGGCCGAGCGCGAGGTGCACCGCCGTCGCGCGGCCTACTGGGCCTGCGGGATCGGCCTGTTCGCCAGCTGGAACATCGGCGTGGTCGCCGGCGCGTACGCGGGAACGGCGATCAGCGACACGGACGCGTTCGGCCTCGACGCGGCGTTCCCGGCGGTGCTGCTGGCCCTGGTCCTGCCCTCGCTGCGGGACAAGGCGGCCCGGCTGCCGGTGCTGATCGGGGTGCTGGTCGCCCTGGCCGCGACACCGTTCCTGCCTGCCGGGCTGCCGGTGCTGCTCGCACTGGCCGGGGTGCTCGCCGGCGTCGCCGCCAAGGAACCGGAGCTGGAGGAGGCGCGCTGATGGACGGGACGGAACTGCTGGTCGCCACCGCGGTGCTGGCCGTGGGCACGTTCGCCTTCCGCTTCGCGGGGCCGGCGTTGCGCAGCCGGGTGAAGCTGACACCCCGGGTCGAGCGGCTGATGGCACTGGCGGCGGTGGTCCTGCTGGCGGCGCTGGTCGCGGTCAGCGCGCTGACCGAGGGCCACGGCTTCGCGGGCATCGCCCGGCCGGCCGGGGTGCTGGTGGCCGGGGTGCTGGCCTGGCGGAAGGCCCCGTTCGCGCTGGTGGTGGTCGCCGCCGCGGCCACGGCCGCCCTGCTGAGGCTGGCCGGCGTCCCCTGACCCGGACGTCGACGTGCCGAAAGAGGCATCACCCGTGACCAGCCGGGCTCCACGCGTGATCCGAGGGGCATCACGCGTGATCGGAGAGGCATCACCCCGATGCCCCGCCGGACACACGTGATGCCCGCCCAGTCACGCGTGATGCCCCGCCGGGCACGGGGAGGGTGGGCCGCGGGACCGGGGCTGACCTGCCGGTAAGGCGTCCGGCCGGTGCGTCTAGGCTGGTGGGAAGGTCTTTCGGGAGGTCGGGTGGCAGGAGTGTCGTCGGAACCGGTCATCGGTGTGCTCGCCATGCAGGGTGCCGTGCGGGAGCACGTCGCCATGCTGGCCGAAGCGGGTGCGCGGGCCGTGCCCGTCCGGCGGGCCGCCGAGCTGTCCGAAGTGGACGGCCTGGTGCTGCCCGGCGGCGAGTCGACCACGATGTCGCGGCTGCTGGAGAGCTTCGAACTGCTGGAGCCCCTGCGGGCGCGGATCGCCGAGGGCATGCCCGCCTTCGGCTCGTGCGCCGGGATGATCCTGCTGGCCCGGCAGACCCTCGACGGGCGGCCCGACCAGCAGCAGCTCGGCGGGCTCGACGTCGTCGTGCGGCGCAACGCCTTCGGCAGGCAGGTCGACTCCTTCGAGGCCGACCTGGACTTCGCCGGCGTGGACGGCGAAGTCCGTGCCGTCTTCATTCGCGCTCCCTGGGTCGAGAAGGCCGGTGACGACGTCGAGGTGCTGGCCACCGTCAGCGGTGTGCCGGGCGTGGACGACGACACCGCTAGGATCGTCGCGGTCCGGCAAGGGGCGGTGCTGGCGACCGCGTTCCACCCGGAACTCACGCCCGACGTGCGGGTGCACCGGCTGTTCGTCGACCTCGTGCGAAAGGCTGCCTGAGACGCGGTGCCCGGCCGGGGTACGGAACAGATGGAGGAGAGATGAGCGGCCACTCCAAGTGGGCCACCACGAAGCACAAGAAGGCCAACCTCGACGCGAAGCGCGGCAAGCTCTTCGCGCGGTTGATCAAGAACATCGAGGTGGCCGCCCGCACGGGCACCGGTGGTGGCGACCCGGACGGCAACCCCACGCTCTACGACGCCATCCAGAAGGCCAAGAAGAACTCGGTCCCGCAGGACAACATCGAGCGCGCCCGCAAGCGCGGCGCCGGTGAAGAGGCCGGTGGCGCCGACTGGCAGACCATCACCTACGAAGGCTACGGCCCGAACGGCGTCGCCGTCCTGATCGAATGCCTCACCGACAACCGCAACCGCGCCGCGTCGGAGGTCCGGACCGCGCTGACCCGCAACGGCGGCTCGCTCGCCGACCCGGGTTCGGTGGCCTACCTGTTCAACCGCAAGGGCGTCGTGCTGATGCCCAAGGGTGACGCGGCCGAGGACGACGTCCTCATGGCGGTCCTCGACGCCGGTGCCGAAGAGGTCAACGAC
Encoded proteins:
- a CDS encoding AzlC family ABC transporter permease; this translates as MRSIWRTLDRALARDIGLVCLADCLVGVSYGAIAVSSGFPLWLPMLMSLLVFAGASQFMFVGIVAAGGNPFAAVLAGLLANARHLPFGFALGDVLGKRWAARLAGSHLMIDESVAFALAEREVHRRRAAYWACGIGLFASWNIGVVAGAYAGTAISDTDAFGLDAAFPAVLLALVLPSLRDKAARLPVLIGVLVALAATPFLPAGLPVLLALAGVLAGVAAKEPELEEAR
- a CDS encoding AzlD domain-containing protein — its product is MDGTELLVATAVLAVGTFAFRFAGPALRSRVKLTPRVERLMALAAVVLLAALVAVSALTEGHGFAGIARPAGVLVAGVLAWRKAPFALVVVAAAATAALLRLAGVP
- the pdxT gene encoding pyridoxal 5'-phosphate synthase glutaminase subunit PdxT, translating into MSSEPVIGVLAMQGAVREHVAMLAEAGARAVPVRRAAELSEVDGLVLPGGESTTMSRLLESFELLEPLRARIAEGMPAFGSCAGMILLARQTLDGRPDQQQLGGLDVVVRRNAFGRQVDSFEADLDFAGVDGEVRAVFIRAPWVEKAGDDVEVLATVSGVPGVDDDTARIVAVRQGAVLATAFHPELTPDVRVHRLFVDLVRKAA
- a CDS encoding YebC/PmpR family DNA-binding transcriptional regulator, whose protein sequence is MSGHSKWATTKHKKANLDAKRGKLFARLIKNIEVAARTGTGGGDPDGNPTLYDAIQKAKKNSVPQDNIERARKRGAGEEAGGADWQTITYEGYGPNGVAVLIECLTDNRNRAASEVRTALTRNGGSLADPGSVAYLFNRKGVVLMPKGDAAEDDVLMAVLDAGAEEVNDLGESFEIVSEATDLVPVRKALQDAGFEYESADLTFLPSVSVPLDADGAKKVFKLIDALEDCDDVQNVYANFDVSDEVLAEVG